Proteins found in one Bremerella volcania genomic segment:
- a CDS encoding creatininase family protein: protein MSAPRPWILSEVNYGHVKNTQYEVAVLPLGATEPHNLHLPYGTDDYEGTQIGQRICEAAHKQGAKVILLPTMPYGTETNMRQFPLAMNVDPSTLFAVVTDLVESLVQSGIKKVVLLNSHGGNEMKPLLRELYGKTEAHVFLCNWFKAFSEQEYHEIFTHKEDHAGEMETSMILAYRPELVARRPDGSFDADSGATRPMRMEALEHGWVSITRPWHLLTTNSGSGNPHEATAEKGERMMELLVSRLAPFLVELSHSQADENFPFVIDG from the coding sequence ATGTCTGCCCCTCGTCCCTGGATACTTTCTGAAGTTAACTACGGCCACGTGAAGAACACCCAATACGAAGTGGCCGTGCTTCCCTTGGGTGCCACCGAACCGCACAACCTGCACTTGCCGTACGGAACCGACGACTACGAAGGGACCCAGATCGGCCAGCGGATCTGCGAGGCGGCCCACAAGCAAGGGGCCAAAGTCATTCTTTTGCCGACGATGCCCTACGGCACCGAGACCAACATGCGGCAGTTTCCGCTGGCGATGAACGTTGACCCGTCGACGCTGTTTGCCGTGGTTACCGATCTGGTCGAGTCCCTGGTGCAAAGCGGAATCAAGAAGGTCGTGCTGCTCAACAGCCACGGCGGAAACGAGATGAAACCACTGCTGCGCGAGCTGTACGGAAAAACGGAAGCCCATGTTTTTCTATGTAATTGGTTTAAGGCCTTCAGCGAGCAAGAATACCACGAGATCTTCACCCACAAAGAAGATCATGCCGGCGAAATGGAAACCTCGATGATCCTGGCGTATCGTCCCGAGCTGGTTGCCAGACGACCAGATGGATCGTTTGACGCTGACTCCGGAGCGACCAGGCCGATGCGGATGGAGGCCCTCGAGCATGGCTGGGTTTCAATCACCCGCCCCTGGCACTTGCTGACGACCAACAGCGGATCAGGCAATCCTCACGAGGCGACGGCCGAAAAAGGGGAGCGCATGATGGAGCTTCTCGTCAGCCGCCTGGCCCCCTTCCTGGTCGAGCTATCCCATAGCCAGGCAGACGAAAACTTCCCGTTTGTCATCGACGGTTAG
- a CDS encoding DUF1653 domain-containing protein has product MASGRYRHYKGPLYVVLGVARHSETDEPLVVYRKDYGDKSLWVRPLAMFIESVIVDGQEVPRFEYLGPESF; this is encoded by the coding sequence ATTGCCTCTGGCCGTTATCGTCACTACAAAGGCCCTCTATACGTCGTGCTGGGCGTGGCGCGGCATAGCGAGACCGACGAGCCGCTGGTCGTCTATCGCAAGGATTACGGCGATAAAAGCCTGTGGGTGCGTCCGCTGGCGATGTTCATCGAATCGGTGATCGTCGATGGCCAGGAAGTGCCCCGGTTTGAATACCTAGGACCCGAGAGCTTTTAG